The sequence CAACGGTATTATACAATCGCGACTGGCACAAAGGTGTTGTTGGTATTGTTGCCTCGCGCCTCACCGAACATTATTACCGCCCAACCATCATCTTAACCGAATCGAATGGTTTAGCAACCGGATCGGCTCGCTCGGTGCGCGACTTCGACCTTTACGAAGCAATCGGACAATGTTCCGACCTGCTTGAATCGTACGGTGGCCACATGTACGCAGCCGGCTTGACCATGAAGATTGACAACATCCCGGCATTTAGTCGCCGTTTTGAGGAAATTGTAAAAAACTCGATTACCGATTCTCAAAAAACAGAAATTCTGGAAGCCGACACGAAATTGCAACTGTCGGACATTACCCCGAAATTCTACCGCATATTAAAGCAATTCGAGCCATTTGGCCCGCACAACATGACTCCGCTATTCCTGACTGAAAACGTTCTGGACAGTGGTACCAGCAGATGCGTTGGCCGCAACCAGGAGCACCTGAAACTCGACTTGGTGGAGCCAACCGGGAACTCGTCCGTTTTTTCAGCAATTGCTTTCAACCAGGCAAGCCACTACGAAGCCATTAGCCAGGGACTCCCCTTCGATATCCTGTACACGATATCCGAAAATGAGTTCCGTGGAAAGACAAACCTCCAGCTCTACATACGCGACATAGCAGCTAAAATATATTAGTTCCGCTTTTTACTAACCCTTAAAACTAAACCCTATGAATCTTGCCAGTAAAAGCCAAAGCCAGTACACTCCAAGAAATATGGTTTTGGGCGTTCAGTTTCTCTTTGTTGCCTTTGGAGCAACTGTATTGGTGCCGTTATTGGTCGGCATCGATCCGGCCGTTGCACTATTTACTGCCGGCATCGGAACATTGCTTTTCCATTTAATCACAAAAGGAATGGTCCCGGTTTTCCTGGGCAGTAGCTTTGCCTTCATTGCTCCAATCATCGAATCGACGAAATTATACGGACTACCGGGAACCTTTTCCGGAATTATCGCAGTAGGAGTGGTTTACGGCGTGGTATCCGGCTTAATCAAATTAAGAGGACTCACATTTGTTGAAAGACTGTTTCCGGCAACTGTTGTTGGGCCCGTTATCATGATCATCGGCCTTTCGTTAGCCAGTGCCGCAGTAGACATGGCCAAAACCAACTGGATCATTGCAGCCGCAAGCCTATTAACGGCGATCATTGTCGTAGTCTTCATGAAAGGTATTATCAAACTTATCCCAATCTTTGTAGGTATCATTGTTGGATACATCGTTGGTCTCATCATGGGAGTAATTGATTTCACGCCAATAAAAGAAGCAGCCTGGATCGGGCTTCCATCGTTCACTGCCCCTAAATTTAGCTGGGGAGCAATCACCTACATGATTCCGGTTGCCGTAGCTCCAATTATCGAACACGTTGGCGATATGTATGCCATCGGTGGAGTTGCCGAAAAGAATTTCATTGAAAAGCCAGGTCTTCACCGCACCTTGCTCGGCGACGGTATTGCAACCAGCTTGGCAGGATGTTTCGGCGGTGTGCCGAACACAACTTATTCTGAAGTTACAGGAGCTATTAGTCTTACGAAAGTTACCAATCCATTTATATTGCGAATCTCAGCCGTAACGGCAATTGTTTTTTCGTTAATAGGAAAAGTAAGCGGATTCCTCAAGACTATCCCACAGGCTGTTCTGGGTGGCATCATGCTGCTTTTATTCGGACTGATTGCCTCGATTGGAATCAAAACTTTAATCGACTCAAAAACCGATATGACAAAAATCCGCAACCAGGTAATTGTATCCGTTGTATTGACCGTCGGTATTGGCGGAGCAGTCATATCCTGGGGTAACTTCTCCTTGGCAGGAATCGGTCTTGCCGCTGTTGTTGGCATTCTACTGAACCTCATTTTGCCGGGAGAATCCAAAGAGATCCAGGTTCAAAACGACTAAAAGCTTTTCTTTAAATATGAAAAAAAGCCGCTTGCATTTTTGAAAGCGGCTTTTTTGTTCTCTGTTGAATTCTTAAATACTCCGGCTTCTTGCAGGCATGCTCACAACCTCGCCTTCAAAACGCACAGCCTCCCTATCATCGGAAATAACTGTTAATTGCGCTTTTCCATCAACACCTATGCGCATTTGCAAATGCAACCGTTCCGAATCAGTATCAACATCAAAAAAGATTTGATAACTACGATTCCTTTCATCGTAAAGCACCCGACTGCTTTGGGCAACTTGCCGAAACTGCAGTCTTTCGCTTTGCCGATTTGACCAAGTCTGTGATTTTTCCAAATCGGGCAACCAACACGCGACAAAATCATGATCTATCCGAAGATCATAACCATACGACAGCGGCACCTTTTGACCTGATCGCTTGAACGTACAATCAGCCGTAAACAAAAACTCACCGGATTCAACCAAGGATTTGATTTCTTTCGACTCTTTTCTTTCCCAATTACCCGAGTACGGAAGTTGAGCACTTGAATAGACCCAACTTACCAACAAAAAAAATACAATTAATCCACAGGTCTTCATAATAAATACTTTTAGAACATTCCAGTTCAAGCAAAATAAATGCCAATCTTTATAAGGATCAATATAAATTATACATAAGATAACTAATCCTATTTGCTAAACGCCTCATGCAAATAATACATAATACTAGTAATCACGTGACCTTTTTGAAATCTATAGAACTTAAGTTCATTTCTACATTGACATAATTTTACGAAACTCTTTTGAATAGACAGTTTGGCAAGCTATCGCTATGAAATAACATTATCAAAATGATGAGTAAAAACGAAAGCGAGCCTGGTTATTTCTTTTCATCAACTGCTGACGCTTCGACAACACCACTAAAACTAATGCTTTGCCGGTGAGTCATCGTCACACTGAGATTTGCATATCCACTCAAGCCCACAATCAAATTCATCTGATACGTGTCACGTTGCTCTTTCACTTCAAAATTGACCTGGTAAGACTTTTTCTTGTCGTTAAACTTTGTTTCGATGTGATCGACCTTTGCCTTGAATTTAATTCCGCCGTCTCTATCGGCGTAAGGTGCCTGATAGGCTCTACCGAAATAGGGCAACCAAGCCTCAACGGAATCGCCTTTAAATTTTAAATCGTAAATAGAAGTAAGGTCTATCTTGGGCCCGGACATTGGACTGGCATACCGGGCTATAAAAACGAAGTTGCCCGACTCAACTAATTCTTCGATCTCTGCTGCTTTTTGCTCCTTTCGCTCTTTCGACGAAAGCTTTTGTGCGAAACATATCTGTCCCCCGATCAAGAATACAACAACCAAAATTCCTATTGCTTTCATGATTGTATGGTTTTATAAATTGAATAACAAAACCGATACCAATTCCAGAAACAAGCCACGCTCCCAAATCACCAAAACATCAATAAACCAACAGTGGATTCTCTTTCAATAAATGAAGTTTATCCCATCCTAAATCAGCAAAAACCGCTCCTTTGACACCTTGCGCGATACGCATTCCGTTATCCGCACCATTCCACTCCATTACTTTGACATCTTCATTTTTGTCTACTACTAAATCCCAGCCAATACAACGAACCTGAGGGATTGTTGCATGCAACGAAACAACTGCATCAACGCATTTTCGATAGCAAGGAAGTGTTTTCCCTCCAAATTGATATCCAGTATCCGGATGCCTGTCTGTGTATTGATAATTCATATAATAAACCTCTTGATCCAGCTTTCCCGTAACTGCGTCCGCAAGCACGTTTATCTCGCTTTTTGCTTTCACATTCGGCTGTCCTGATCTTCCAACTCTTAAAAAACTAGAACGGACTGAAACCTGACCTTCCCGATCTACAGCTGTCGTCAACCGAATTGTAGCAACCGAATCAGGCATAATTTCCTCAAAAAACGGGTGCTGATGAATAAAGTCCTGAAATACACCATTTCCCAACATTAAAATACTATGAATATCAAAATTTTCTTTTGTGAAAAAATGAATACCTAGGCCTTGTAGAAAGTTTGTGTCACTTTTGAATACTACCTTATCTCGATTCGCGAAAAGAACTTCTCGAACCTGATCCGGCAAAACGACTTTAGAATAAGAATCAAGCCAAATCCCATTAACATAGCTAACTAAGTCGGGAAACAAATCGGAACGGAAGATATACCTCGTCATCGGTTTCAAATAAGACACCTTACCGTAGTCGCCTTGAGCGTACTCCACTACAAAACGCCCGTAATAATTTTCGGGTAGCCAACCTTCCTGAAAACCACCATTCAGAGCCGAAAACAATTGCAGCCCGGGAGAAAACACCTTGCCTCCCAAGATATCTTCAGCATATTCATCACACTTTCGGACCATGCTTTTACTCAGTTTTCCTCTCTGAGCTTCTACATCGGCAAGAATTTTATATGTCTCTTTGTTTATCAAATAATTATACCTCTTCCATTTCACATCATCGAATAAACGCTTCGCGATCAACTTAGATTTACTCATACCATTTATATAATTAAGCTAGAATTAATGACACCAATCTCCCACATTCTCCACTCTTTTTTCAATTCCGTCAGCCCTTGTCCTGGAGCCCAAGGAACCAGTGAACAATTAGCGCTTTTAATGTCTATCGAAAAGAAGACTTACAATACTTCTAATTAAAGCGCAAATTACAATACTCAAACGATTACATCAATTCGTAAATTCCCCCATCAATCCAGACTCGTTCAAATCCCTAATCTACATGTAAAAGGATTTAAAACGCTGATTGTACCAATCAGGCAATAATACTTGAACTTTAGGGAACTAAAAACCCACTCCTACCCCAATACTAAAAAATGGTTCCCAATCGTCGTAAGGAGAGTTTTCATCCTGAAGTACATCGAAGAGAATCTGCGCGTTTAGCCAAACATTCTGAGAAATCGGCTGGCTGTAGCCTCCACCTACAAATAGGAAGTTCACCCATTCGCGTTGACTGTCTCCGTTTGTGTAGAACAGCTCGTAATTCATCAGCTCGTACTCAATATGCGTGTAGAGCGACCGCATGATACGGTAACGATTAAAAATGCTGAATCCGTAATTTGAAGAACTGTAATCCTCGGAGTACCGTTTGTCATTTACGTACTCGTAAGTTAACTGAGTACCAACCGATAACTTAGGACTAATTTTATAACCAATAAGCGGGGCAACACCAACGGTAGTAACGCGGCCAAAAGACAAATTAACGTAACCGCCATAATAGAGCTTGCTCGCGTCGAATTTCGGTTGTTGCTCAACTGTTTGGGGCTGCTCCTGCACGATCACCGTATCTTGGGCAACAACTTGTTCCTGAGCGCCGCTTTGGCCGAAAACATTGAATGAAACAATTAACATTCCAGCTAAAAAATAAAGTACTTTCATGCGGGTTGGTTTTATGAATTATAACTCGGTTCCTTATAAATTTACGGAATTCTTCCCGTATGAAAAGCAACCAACCTGCAAGTGTGCACGATAATTAATTCAAATACTGAAGTTTTTCAACTAATTTTTCAAGGGATCCAGGCGTCTTCGGTCGAAATCAATCATCAAAATTCATTGCACGATTCCTTCTTCTCCGGAAATAGAATTGAAAAGAACAATGCGCAAATAAAGGCCAAAACATAGCTGGCTAATCTTTCTGACACTCCGGTTATATCACCAAGAAAAGTTTTCCAAACCACTGCAGAAACAGTTCCTGTTATTAAACTGGCATAAAGGCCTGCCCGCGAAAACCGCTTCCAGAACAACAACATCAACACTGCCGGGCCAAAGGCAGCGCCAATACCCGACCACGCATAAGAAACTAAACCATAAACCGTATCCTCCATCGAAATAGCCAGCAAAAAGGCAAACAGGCCTACCAACAAAGTCAACCATTTGTTGATTCGCAGCATACGTTTTTCATCCAGCTGCTTTTGGCTGAGATTTGCAAATAAATCCTCACTAATGGCTGAAGAAGCGACCATCAATTGCGACGAAGCAGTAGACATCATCGCCGAAACAGCACCGGAAAGCAGTATCCCCGCAAGGATCGGGTTCAACAGCGTAACTACCATAACCGGCAAAATCTTCTCCGAATCGTCAGCTAATGCTGCGGCAGAATCACCTACCAAGCCCATTTGGACTAATCGAAATCCGATGATCCCTATCAGGAAAGCGCCGCCGTAAGCCAAAATTGTCCACACCACCGCAAGTCCACGAGCCTGCAATGTTTCTTTGCGGTTTCGCATGGCCATCATCCGAGTGAGAAGTTGCGGCTGGCCGGTATAACCAAAAGCCCAGCTCAAGCCATTCAATATGAAAAGCCACCCAGCTGCAGAATAGTCTGCCGGTAGCGTCTCTGTACGCAAAGCCGCCATATCCATTCCGCCGGGATTATACTCCGCATAAACAAAAAATGCGATGATTGGCAGGACCACACAAGTAACAACCATCAGCACCGCCTGAAAAGCATCGGTGGCCACCACTGTGATGAACCCACCCAACATGGTGTAAACAGTCACCAAAAGCGAGCCAATAACCATTCCCCAGAAAGGATCGATACCAAAAGTGTCGTGAAAAATCTTACCAGCTCCACTGAACTGTGCCGCGATGTACAGAATAAAAAAGAAAATGATGATAACCGAACTGATAATCCCCGTCTTCTTCTCGCTTCCCGGAAAACGATAACTGAACAAACCAGGAACCGTTAGCGCTTGTGTTTTTGCCGCGTAATGCTGAAGCGGTGCCGCCATAAAAAACCACAGGAACAAAATTCCGAGAACGCAACCAACAGCAACCCAAATTGCACTCCAACCTTCGGCATACGCATGTCCGGTTAATCCCAGCAGCAACCAAGCCGATTCGCCGGTAGCCCGTTCCGAAAGCGCCAGGGAAAAACCGGAAATCTTCTTTCCGCCAATCACATAATCTTCATTGGTTTTTGAACGTCCTGAAGAATAATAGACGATTCCCATGAGCACCACAAGGTAAAGGACGAAAACGGTTATCATACCATCAAAATTTTAGGGGGTTTCCCAAAAGTAATTTTTGAGGTTGAAACCGACAAACGAATCCGACGATGTGTAATGATTTGGTAAAGGATGAAGAGAAGCAAAACTAGAGGGGGTGAACACCGGTGCTTTACCACTCACCAAAGAAGTACCTTTTTTCGTGAAAACAAAAAAGCCGGAGTATAAACTCCGGCCTGACTTATGATAGCATTTTCGATTTACAAACGTTTTCCGCATTTAAAAGCGGATTAGCATACATCTGCATAAACATCCGTTTCTGACAGTCAGCATCACCGCCGCCAATGGTCTTCACCAAGTCTTCGAGCAGTTCAGCAAATTTTTCGCGGGTTGCCACATCAATATCGCCATTGTACTTCCGGCAGTCGCTCAACATCTCTGCAGCGAGGTAATTGTAAGGCCACAGCTTGTAATTTTTGTAGATACAAGCATCGATATGATCGGCCAATTTCTGGATAGACTCCTGAGGATTCTCCAATTGTGCAATGCGGTCGAGCTGCGCATCAATTGGTTTACCAAATGCAAAGTGAACTCTTCCTTTCGGACGGGTCAGACCGTAAGCCATGCTTTTCAGGTCATCTTCCTGGGTCTTCACGAAGCCTTCGCGTTCCTTCTTGTAAATTTCCTCCACTTTCGAAATTCCGCAGGGCTCGCGCTCATAAGAAATCGACAACGGAACAATCTTTAGTTCGCGAAATCCACTCACAAAGTCACCCGAATTACTCAAGTTCAGCATCTTCAAAAGGGCTTGTTGTGTTTGATCACAGCCATCTTTTGTTCGTCCTTCGCGCTGCGCTATCCATACAGACATGTTGTCCTCTGTGATTGTTTTGCGGATGTAGGCCGACAGATTTTTCGATGCTGTGAGCAACTCGCGCGCCGGTAAATTCCGTTTTACAACGAATGCACCGTTCAGCTTCACAATATGCTGAATCCAATCGTAAATCAGCAGGTTGTTGCCAATAGCAACCTCAGTTGTATTCATACCTGCCTGTACAACAATGTAGTTCAGGATCGCCGAGTCCAGAATAATATCCCGGTGATTGGAAATAAAAAGATAACTCTGAGACTTATCTATGTTCTCAATCCCACTGTAAGTTACGCCGCTGGTAGTTCGTTTTATAATCCAGTCTTCAATCAGCGGATACATGAATTTCATTTGCAACTCATGCTTCGTTTTCACTCCCGCGAGTACCGCACTGATTTCCTTGACCTTTTGCTCATCATTAAAGATGAAAAACAAAACCTGACGGAACAAATCATCCTTCAATAAAACATTGATGTAATGATTAACTTCTTGATCTTCGTAAGGACGAATATCGTCGAAACACATCATATCCCTCATTCAGTTGATTTAGGGCGGCAAATATACAAAATGGGATTCAAATCTTAAACCGTATTTGGAGCTTCACCTCCGTCCTGCTCGAACCATCAATCGCTGTATCCCCGCTACCAAGCGAGTTTACGCCTTTATACCACGTTCTGGAACATTTAAACCAACACTCTATTTTTTCACAAATTTTAACTTTTCCACTTATGTAAGATCTCCATCCTTCCCCATAATACGCCGGAATTGAGAACTGGTAGAGTAAATCATTTTCATAGGCGTATATTCTCGAATCATAGTCATCTGTGTTGAAATAGGCGAGCCGAAGCCAAAATCGGGCGCCATCATTTCGCGCCTGCCAGCCCAAATCCTGACTTATCATCCAACCATCTGAATTGTGATCGTGCTCGTAAAATGAATGCTCGAATCGTGTTCGAATCAAAAACTGATCACTAAGTTGGCCACTGAGTTGCGCTCTGAAATATTGACGAATTTGTGTCTCATTATATCGGATCACATCCGAGCTCTCCTTCAACGGTTTACCTTCGTAAAGGTAACGCCCGTAAAGCTGCCAGTTACTGTTAAAATTGTAATCTGCACGAATTAAATACTCATGCCCTTTCCCGGGTGCGGCTGTCGTGTATTTTATCCATTTGTACTGAAAAAAATCAGCATAAGCGTTAATTACAACTTTGGCTGCCGGAAAAACCCGTAAACCAAAGAAAATTCCCTCCTCGTCATTAACCCGACTGTTTTCAGCAAAAGTCGCAGCAGAAACGGCGTTGTATTCTTTCGATA is a genomic window of Mangrovibacterium diazotrophicum containing:
- a CDS encoding 1-acyl-sn-glycerol-3-phosphate acyltransferase gives rise to the protein MRDMMCFDDIRPYEDQEVNHYINVLLKDDLFRQVLFFIFNDEQKVKEISAVLAGVKTKHELQMKFMYPLIEDWIIKRTTSGVTYSGIENIDKSQSYLFISNHRDIILDSAILNYIVVQAGMNTTEVAIGNNLLIYDWIQHIVKLNGAFVVKRNLPARELLTASKNLSAYIRKTITEDNMSVWIAQREGRTKDGCDQTQQALLKMLNLSNSGDFVSGFRELKIVPLSISYEREPCGISKVEEIYKKEREGFVKTQEDDLKSMAYGLTRPKGRVHFAFGKPIDAQLDRIAQLENPQESIQKLADHIDACIYKNYKLWPYNYLAAEMLSDCRKYNGDIDVATREKFAELLEDLVKTIGGGDADCQKRMFMQMYANPLLNAENVCKSKMLS
- a CDS encoding sugar-transfer associated ATP-grasp domain-containing protein encodes the protein MSKSKLIAKRLFDDVKWKRYNYLINKETYKILADVEAQRGKLSKSMVRKCDEYAEDILGGKVFSPGLQLFSALNGGFQEGWLPENYYGRFVVEYAQGDYGKVSYLKPMTRYIFRSDLFPDLVSYVNGIWLDSYSKVVLPDQVREVLFANRDKVVFKSDTNFLQGLGIHFFTKENFDIHSILMLGNGVFQDFIHQHPFFEEIMPDSVATIRLTTAVDREGQVSVRSSFLRVGRSGQPNVKAKSEINVLADAVTGKLDQEVYYMNYQYTDRHPDTGYQFGGKTLPCYRKCVDAVVSLHATIPQVRCIGWDLVVDKNEDVKVMEWNGADNGMRIAQGVKGAVFADLGWDKLHLLKENPLLVY
- a CDS encoding uracil-xanthine permease family protein, which translates into the protein MNLASKSQSQYTPRNMVLGVQFLFVAFGATVLVPLLVGIDPAVALFTAGIGTLLFHLITKGMVPVFLGSSFAFIAPIIESTKLYGLPGTFSGIIAVGVVYGVVSGLIKLRGLTFVERLFPATVVGPVIMIIGLSLASAAVDMAKTNWIIAAASLLTAIIVVVFMKGIIKLIPIFVGIIVGYIVGLIMGVIDFTPIKEAAWIGLPSFTAPKFSWGAITYMIPVAVAPIIEHVGDMYAIGGVAEKNFIEKPGLHRTLLGDGIATSLAGCFGGVPNTTYSEVTGAISLTKVTNPFILRISAVTAIVFSLIGKVSGFLKTIPQAVLGGIMLLLFGLIASIGIKTLIDSKTDMTKIRNQVIVSVVLTVGIGGAVISWGNFSLAGIGLAAVVGILLNLILPGESKEIQVQND
- a CDS encoding sodium/proline symporter, with translation MITVFVLYLVVLMGIVYYSSGRSKTNEDYVIGGKKISGFSLALSERATGESAWLLLGLTGHAYAEGWSAIWVAVGCVLGILFLWFFMAAPLQHYAAKTQALTVPGLFSYRFPGSEKKTGIISSVIIIFFFILYIAAQFSGAGKIFHDTFGIDPFWGMVIGSLLVTVYTMLGGFITVVATDAFQAVLMVVTCVVLPIIAFFVYAEYNPGGMDMAALRTETLPADYSAAGWLFILNGLSWAFGYTGQPQLLTRMMAMRNRKETLQARGLAVVWTILAYGGAFLIGIIGFRLVQMGLVGDSAAALADDSEKILPVMVVTLLNPILAGILLSGAVSAMMSTASSQLMVASSAISEDLFANLSQKQLDEKRMLRINKWLTLLVGLFAFLLAISMEDTVYGLVSYAWSGIGAAFGPAVLMLLFWKRFSRAGLYASLITGTVSAVVWKTFLGDITGVSERLASYVLAFICALFFSILFPEKKESCNEF
- a CDS encoding DUF4251 domain-containing protein encodes the protein MNWNVLKVFIMKTCGLIVFFLLVSWVYSSAQLPYSGNWERKESKEIKSLVESGEFLFTADCTFKRSGQKVPLSYGYDLRIDHDFVACWLPDLEKSQTWSNRQSERLQFRQVAQSSRVLYDERNRSYQIFFDVDTDSERLHLQMRIGVDGKAQLTVISDDREAVRFEGEVVSMPARSRSI
- a CDS encoding DUF4251 domain-containing protein — encoded protein: MKAIGILVVVFLIGGQICFAQKLSSKERKEQKAAEIEELVESGNFVFIARYASPMSGPKIDLTSIYDLKFKGDSVEAWLPYFGRAYQAPYADRDGGIKFKAKVDHIETKFNDKKKSYQVNFEVKEQRDTYQMNLIVGLSGYANLSVTMTHRQSISFSGVVEASAVDEKK